ATTACAGTATTTACATAACTATTCAAGAGAAGAGATcccaaaactattttaaaagtaaaagtatCTTTTCACTTTCACTTCCCCCCCCagtaatcttaaaataaaaaaaacaaaacctctcgGCATTTAAGCATTGCAGTAAACTGGACCTTTGAGGGACAAAGTCACTGAAGGTGGCATGGTTATCAGGAACTTCACACCTGTGCCTATATTGTAAATATTAGGGGGGGGAAGTGGAATTATTACTTCCATAACTTATTTTGAATATGGTTCTTGGTTTTTTGAATAATTTAGCTAAATACCAAATACTTAGCTGCAGAACAGtgagtttcttttaaatactgccAGCTTTTAAAATTGAACATGTTGCTAATACTAACTATAAAAACATGATCTAACAACCTTTACATTACCTTAGGATAGAAAAATACTTCTACTGCTAAGGTGTTCCACACCTCACAGCTGcaaattctttaattttaattagaatAGTGAAAATCTGGAAGTGTCTTTTCAACAGAAGACTGGAACAAAGGGAGCGAACTGAGGTGGGGCTGGATAACATAAAAGATAACTCACTGTTTCTACAATGAAGCATTTTACTGAATGCTTCAGAAGTTTTTTTCCTGGTCTATATTCCTAAAGCTTTTGAAACCTTTAAATTGACTATGTAATATCTACTGCGGGCAACATGTCCTCAAATCCAAATCcaaggttaaaaaaagcagaagttcaCAGATCTACCGTGCATTTTCCCTTTGTAAATAGATTGTGTATGAAAGATTCTTATTGTGGTGCAGTCTAGTGAAGGAGCATGTCAGAACCGTGTTTCGTGGCACTGTTTGGCACTGCGAAGAGTACTTGAAAAGACATGTAAAGAGGTGAATAAAGACACAGAACTAACCAGCTGGCAGGTGATAACATATCACCTGcttgaagaaaaagagaagggcaGTAACAGCAAGAAATTAGTACAGTAAGAAGAAACTACAGAAAATTCAATAGAGAAACAATCTGAACTTAAGTAATTTACTCACTTCTTGCTTGCCTGAGCAGTTTTACGTATAAGTGACATTGTATAATCTTCATTCATACACATGGTATGTTCACTAATGCCGAAGTGTTCGAGCTTTGGTGTTATACACTCATAATCATCCATCTTCAACATacattttggtgttttgggcAAAATACTGGGGGTCTGTGTTTTTAGTGGAGTCCTGTTCTTTGAATTTTCTTGATGTGCATTTGTTACATGTTGCCCTTTCACTGCACTCCAAGGCCTGGAGAATGCATATTGTGAAAGACCAAAATCAGCAAGCTGGGGGTTACGCAGGGGGTCTTTGGGCGTCAGTGGCTTCTCAGTACAAGCAGGAAGATGAGGTAcatcatctgctttttcttcatcagaTTTATTCTGGACAGACATTGTTGAATCACTgttaatttcttcctcttctgtttgagaaaagtaataataatttaagaAGTCAGAAGTTTCCATTAACaatttatgaaataaattggTATGTCCAacccaattaattttttttattattgtagaaaaaaaatatccttctttaattttaaaatactgaaccTGAAGCTACAACAGATCCAAAAGCTCATATCAGAGGAAGCTATATTTAGaatatattagaaataaaatgttaatgttaTAACATCATAAAACACATATGTTAATGCAACATATAATGTCATATTATaacattaatttcattaataaatagcctattatatatatttaatatatttataatataggTCACATTTACTGAATTTCGCTTTATTGGTAAATAGTATttctaggaaaaacaaaattgaaagatttttacacaaatgtatttttaatagaattcaTCTCGCTGCATAAAGCGGGCAGGAAGCGCTGatcttaaatatatttctgtgtttttatttcagtgcaagagttgaaattcattaaaaatgtacaacataaatgacagtgaaaacaaaattcatatagaatgaaaatgtttttgggGAAAGAGCAAAGGCCGCGCACTGCACATtcattcttcagaaaaacagtattGAAGAAAGGCTATGAAGCAGCAGCTAAAAACTTGTGAAAGACGGTCACTTTTTAGATAACAATAAGAGTCCACTGCAGAAATAAGGAAATGTGTAATTTGTACATTTCTGTAATTAGATAAACTGAAACActccaaaatatttgtaaatttcTGCATGTCagaagtgggggggggggggagtgctttttaaaataacatggcAGAGGCATTACCTTTTTATTGGTATTGGTGTTACACACTCAGATACACTtagcttaaaaatatatcttacaaaaataaattatctctGTACCTCTGTTTGGAGTGTTCTTTAAAGGCAGAGAGGGGACAGGGAGGAAGGTGCTATAAAATCAGAGCCTTCTGCCCTATCTTTGTAAATGAGTCGTAATAGCTTAACTTGGAGATCAATACAGTCCACGACAATTGTTTTGTGTAATGAATGGATAACGCTCAGGGGAAGGTTAAGGCATGCCCTGCCAAAGGCTTCTCTAAGATTGATTAGGCCCTTGATACCAAAAAGGGTATGTGTAGTACTGACATATGCAGTTATTTTAAACCCATTTGGAATATCTAGATTTTTCACACAGGTGAGAGTGCACTTTGACTGGATTAATGGCCCTTCCCCCTCCAATGATCAAGGCACTACCCCCTCATAGATGGCCAGTGTCACCTGATCCCTGTACGTGCTTCTCTTGTCCCATCTGTGCTATGGAGCacattattttaagattttctcTACAGTGATTTAAGTTAATGGAATCATCACATATGAATACGAACTAGTTTAGATGCATCTACAATAGTTTCCCAAtgcatgagaagctgaagcAGCATAATTCTCTGGGTTATGAAAACACGTTTGCTACCATGGTTTCTGAATATAACGAttactggaggaagaaaaaccccacacgCTAACTTAAAATCATGCCACGAGATCTAACTCAAAGTTTttgtattttggtttatttttatggcaCCAATCACAACAGAATCTATTACCCTCTGGATATTATTATAAAGCAAAAAACATAGAGGTAATTGATCTCTTAATAGAAATATACACATAGCTGGAGAAACATTTGTCTTCACATACTGTATTGCCAAGAAATATTACCTGTAGAGTCTTTCACATGTGGTTTGTAGCCATATTTCTGGAACAGCTCTCTTATTTTTCCAAGAtctgctgcatttctttgcaTCAATATTTCACTTGCCTTCATAAAGTCATGAATCGCTTGTTTTTCAGAGCAGCTCTTACTGAGGCTGGCATTGACGTCTTCCTTTGGGggtggagcaggggaaggaaatgcagaaatattggTTTTCAAATCACCACATGGTAGTTGTTTATACATTATTCCAAGTGTTTTGGGAATAAGTATTGAACTTCAATTCAGATGAGGATAAGCAGCAAATTTAGGTCTTACCTACACCTGAAAACTAGGTTACAAAATATCAGGAATATATAGGGCATGAGAGTACAAAAACTTATAAAAGTTAAACTAAGATGACAGTTCACATTATAATAACTACTTACTGGTAAGCATCAGacaaaaatatatgcttttaCTGCATAAAAATATGAGATAACAGCAATTAGTTTGGATTCTTCCTCCCTATGTACAAAGAATTAGTGCAGACCAGATGGTAAACCTCAAGTTTATATCCTAGCTTACCTCTCAATTATTTCTATAGCTCATTTTTCCTACTtgtattaaagaaataaagaacattCTTGACAAGTTTACCTGAATGGTTGAAGGTACTGAAActttttgtgaatattttctttattctaaGCAGTAGCCATTGAACACAAGCAAGCATACCTCTTCTGTAGGAAGCTGCTGCTCCTGAATCCTTCTCCCCTATATCCATTCCTTGGCACAGCTACGACTTCCCTGTTACCTTTGTCCCCTGCTGATCTGGGCAACCACAGTGACTGCAAACTAATAAACACTGCTAAATCTACTTTAAGTCACCCACAAGTTTTTGGGCACTACCCTGACATCCACAGTCAGTATGAGGACTTGGAGGTAAATGAGTAAAAATAAGGGTCAGAACTACTGACTAACAAAGATTTATTGTGGCTTAATGATCAAAAGTGTgtccagagcagggcaggacaTTGGAGCATGTCCAcagaagggcaacgaagctggtgaagggtctggagaacaagtctcaCAAAAAGTGGCTTGGGGAACTGGGCGTGTATAGCCTGGAAAAGAGGctaaggggagaccttatcactctctacaaggaggttgtagtgatgtgggtgttggtctcttcccTCAAGTTACTAGTAATAGAACAAGAGggaatggcttcaagctgtgccagggaaggtttagattggatattaggaaaaatgtctttactgaaagcatggtcaggcactggaacaggctgcccagagaggtggtggagtcaccatccctggaggtgttcaaaaaacgtgtagatgtagcacttcgggacatggtttatgaggcatgggggtgctgggttgatggttggacttgatgatcttagaggtcatgtccaaccttaatgattctatgaaaacagAACCATAAGTTTACGGAACTTCCCCACCTCAATTTTTCCAGAAGGAAGAGTTAAGATGTTACCTTGAGAGACCTGAGTTCACAATGGAGGTCATGCAAGACTCTTATTGGAGATTCTTCTTCATAATCTTCGATACACATGTTCACATAAaaggttttggaaagaaaaaagggggattAGTATTTTAGCATGCAAATACATTCTACATCAGAACATAGTCTCCGATATTAGAGATGCCAGAGTCATGTTAGAGAAAGACAGTCAGGATAGAGAACACCAAAGAGAAACTAGTTCACAGCAGGTACCTTGCACAGCATGAGGCTGCAATTTGCACAGAATGTTAGACTACACAGAGAAACTGCACAGGCTTCCATTTTACTGTTGCATCTAATACTGTAAAAACTAATATATAGCAAGTGTTGGTACAATAGGTAGGTCCCTGGGCTATCAAAGATTATTTATGCTAAATTTTTACCCTTAAAAGAACTTCaagtcaaaataataataaatattgaaaaatgtAGACACCACTGAAAAACACACACCAACAAAAAGCTGAATTATTCCACCTTATTTGCATGCGGGCAGATGTTAGCATTGTTCACTTACACATGCAGCAGTCATTACTCCTTTCACTAGCAATCAGGGTTAATGCAAATAGTGTAAAAAAGGACACCTGCTACGTGGCAAGACAGCACAGCAACAAATCCAACAAGGAGCTTGAGCTATCTGTGCAGAGAACAAGCCctgcaaatgtgtttttctgtctgcatCCATAAAAAGAGTAAAGGCAAGAATGTGACTCCTTGTTCATCCCATTTTTCCCCGTGATAAAGGCTCACCTACACATCCACAAAGGAGCTCTGAGACAATGATAAGAGGGGCACCCTAAATAATTCCCTGCCGAGCTACTCCCAGGCCCATCCCTGGAGTCATCAGCCCACCAACGGCCTACCTCCCCGTGCCCTGAGGGACACAACGGCAGGCGGGAACCTAGACCAAGGACATCCCCCAACCCCCGGGCCATCCCAGCAGAGCCATCAGCCTCAGCGCCCAGGCGCGACACCCACCACCATCGGGAGCAACAACCCAGGTCACCTCCCGGGCTCGGGGCGGTGCTGCCCGGGTACTGGGACGGACACGCCGGCGGGAGCCCCAAAGCCGGGCCGCGGCCCCGGGAAGGAGCCGAGGGGAGGCCCGCACTTACCCGCGTCCTCCCCGCGCAGGGCCCGCTCCAGGTGCCTCGCCTCCTTCTCCAACGTGAGGGCCAGGGCGCGCAGCCTGGCGAAGAACTCCCTCGACACGTCCATGGCCCGCCGGGAAGGGGACAGCGCCAGCGACACCCGCGAGAGCAGCCcgagccccgctccccccggctGGCTCCGGACCACGCCAACGGCCGTTAACGGCTGACCGGGAGCTGGGGCCGCTGGTGCGCGCTAGGAGCGGCcctaaggaaaggaaaggaaagaagaggatGGGAGAACCGAGCCAAGCCGAACCGAGCCCAAATAGGCCGCACGCTACCTAAGGAGGACAGTTACTGCCCGCCAGCAGCTTCGAAACGCGGGCAGCGCGCGCGCT
The Phalacrocorax aristotelis chromosome 1, bGulAri2.1, whole genome shotgun sequence DNA segment above includes these coding regions:
- the SKA3 gene encoding spindle and kinetochore-associated protein 3 isoform X2, whose translation is MDVSREFFARLRALALTLEKEARHLERALRGEDADYEEESPIRVLHDLHCELRSLKEDVNASLSKSCSEKQAIHDFMKASEILMQRNAADLGKIRELFQKYGYKPHVKDSTEEEEINSDSTMSVQNKSDEEKADDVPHLPACTEKPLTPKDPLRNPQLADFGLSQYAFSRPWSAVKGQHVTNAHQENSKNRTPLKTQTPSILPKTPKCMLKMDDYECITPKLEHFGISEHTMCMNEDYTMSLIRKTAQASKKLVKKDDHEVNVPQMTSREIMVTPGPRPKVTARNADWMASPMVFVLCTPDVKVPSRTNSTVLSRSPETNDPPPPSHTGTPRFPDFETRWLKTEAKIKQVGKIESVTMNNATDKQYTEDSIPFAVNSDEYLKHFGDPSPPKIKHYDQLLNTPPPPEITRIPDDVLQILSKYNHKVDPSKAKEMGTKAGNTIKHESDFNDYCNKENRGYPGFFKTNI
- the SKA3 gene encoding spindle and kinetochore-associated protein 3 isoform X1 — encoded protein: MDVSREFFARLRALALTLEKEARHLERALRGEDADYEEESPIRVLHDLHCELRSLKEDVNASLSKSCSEKQAIHDFMKASEILMQRNAADLGKIRELFQKYGYKPHVKDSTEEEEINSDSTMSVQNKSDEEKADDVPHLPACTEKPLTPKDPLRNPQLADFGLSQYAFSRPWSAVKGQHVTNAHQENSKNRTPLKTQTPSILPKTPKCMLKMDDYECITPKLEHFGISEHTMCMNEDYTMSLIRKTAQASKKLVKKDDHEVNVPQMTSREIMVTPGPRPKVTARNADWMASPMVFVLCTPDVKVPSRTNSTVLSRSPETNDPPPPSHTGTPRFPDFETRWLKTEAKQIKQVGKIESVTMNNATDKQYTEDSIPFAVNSDEYLKHFGDPSPPKIKHYDQLLNTPPPPEITRIPDDVLQILSKYNHKVDPSKAKEMGTKAGNTIKHESDFNDYCNKENRGYPGFFKTNI